DNA from Mesorhizobium sp. DCY119:
TTCATCATCGACGCCTTCGACCGGTTGCCCGCTGGCAGTTGTTTCGTCGTTCGGCTGCGTGGTGGTTGCACTGTTGCGGTTGCGCGCATCTTCGGTACGTTTTCGGGCCGCAAAGGTGGGACGCGTGCTTGCCGGCGGCGGATCGTCGGCAAAAGGGTCGTCGGCATTCGGCGGCAGAGCGAACAGGCTGGTATCGGGCGAAGCCGCGTTTTCGGGGGCATCCGGGACGGCGCCGGTGCTTTCAGGAACATATTGCGGCGGCGGGTTCTGGTCTGTGGGTGCCTGATTTGCGGCATTCTGTGCCTGAGCCTTGCCGGTCTGGCCTTTGCCCAGCAAGGAGCCGGTAACATCGGTCTCGGCAACCGCTCCGCGCAGTCCGCCGCTGTCCTGCGCATGAGCCTGGAACGCGCACAAAAGGGTGGCGGCACTTGCCGTAAGAAGCAAGGTCCGCAGCGCCCGCGCTTCCGGGCGTCCTCTATTTTCTGGGCGAACCCAAGACATAATCACCTGCTGTGAAGCCCCAAACCGCCATCGCACGCAGACATTAGCGTTACCGGACCGTAAATCGGGATGGTTAACGGAGGGTTGAGGAAGGCGCTGCCCGGAAGGGGCTGGAGTCGATAATATTGGACAGCGGCACGCCAAAGCGCTAATCGCATCAGCCATGCACGCAGGATCTCTCAAGAAGAAACAGCCGGACAGGCAGGCGTCGATCGCTTCGGCGATGCGGACGGTGAGCACCGAACGGGCAGGCGTTGAGGCGCTGACCGAGGCGCTGGAAAATGGCCTGGCGGAACCTTTCGCCGAAGCCGTCGAATTGCTGGCCGGCATCAGTGGCCGGGTTATCGTTACCGGCGTCGGCAAGAGCGGGCATATCGGCTCCAAGATCGCTGCCACATTGGCCTCGACCGGAACGCCGGCGTTCTTTGTCCATCCCTCCGAAGCCAATCACGGCGATCTCGGCATGATCGCCCGCGACGACGCCATACTTGCCATGTCCTGGTCGGGCGAGACCGCTGAGTTGAAGGGCATCGTCGCTTACGCCCGTCGCTTCAGCATTCCCTTGATCGCAGTGACTGCAGGCGAGAATTCGGCCCTTGCCCGCGAATCGACCGTTGTCCTGAACCTGCCGCGCGCGCCGGAAGCCTGCCCGCATGGGCTTGCACCGACGACGTCGACGCTGTTGCAACTGGTTATCGGCGATGCGCTTGCAGTGGCGCTTCTCGAGGCGAGAGGCTTCACGGCCGACCATTTCCGTACTTTTCATCCCGGCGGTCAGCTTGGTGCCAATCTGATGCATGTCGCCGAGATCATGCATTCAGGCGACGAGATACCTTCCGTGCCTACGGGCACAAGCATGTCCGAGGCGATTATCGAGCTGTCCAAGAAGCGGTTCGGCTGTGTCTGCGTCATCGACGGCGAGGGCAGACTTGCCGGCATCGTCACCGACGGCGACCTTGCCCGCAACCTTCACCGCAATCTTGGCCAGTTGGCTGTCGACGACATCATGAGCCGCAAGCCGAAAACGGTGAAGCCGCAGATGCTGGCAAGTGCGGCCATTGCCGTGCTGAACGACAACAACATCAGCGCGCTGGTGGTTGTCGAGGACGAGCGCCCGGTCGGCGTCGTCCATTTCCACGACCTTCTCAGGATCGGCGTCGTTTAAGAAAACGACGCTACGCGGTCAGCCGGCGCCCGATTCGCGCCGGTGGCAGGCGGCCCGAGGAGGGTTCCTCAGCATCGTTTGCACCTGCCGGACCATGCCGGAATATCTGGTTCAACGGCTTGGGGCGGCCGAGGAAAAAGCCCTGAGCCTCGTCGCATTGTTCGATCCGCAGGATGGAAAGCTGGTCATCGGTTTCCACGCCTTCGGCCAGCACCGGAATATCGAGGCTTTTGCCGAGCGTCAGCACCGCGCGCACGATGGCTTTCGCTTGAGGGCTTTGCTCCACTTCGCTCATGAAGGAGCGGTCCAGCTTGATCTTGTCGAACGGGAAGGAGCGCAAGGTATCGAGCGATGAATAGCCCGTTCCGAAATCGTCGAGCGCGATCGTCACGCCGAGCGCCCTGATCTGGCGCAAGATATGAAGCGTGCGGGTCTTGTCGGCGATAATGGTGGATTCCGTGATCTCGAGTTCCAGTCTGTTCGGCGAGAGGCCGGTTTCGATCAGGATCTCATGGACAAGCTTTGAGAGGTCGGCGTGGGCGAACTGTACCGGCGATAGATTTACCGCGATCTTGTAGGGCGTGTGCCATGAAACGGCTTGCCGGCATGCCGTGCGCAGCACCCATTCGCCGATCGCGAGAATAAGGCCGTTTTCCTCGGCGATCGGGATGAACTCCGATGGCGGGACCGAGCCAAGCTCGGGATGGTTCCAGCGCAGGAGCACCTCATAGCCGCGAACATCACCCGTCAGGACCGACGTCTGGACCTGATAGTAAGGTTCGAGTTGCTCGAGCTCGATGGCGCGGCGCAAATCCTGGGCCAGCGCCCGGCGTGCGCGCGAGGCTTCGTCCATCTTCGATTCGTAGAAGCATACCGCCCGCGTGACCTCGGCCTTCGCCCGGTACATTGCAAGATCGGCGTTGCTTATCAGTCGGCCCTGGTTGTCGCCGTCTTCAGGATAGATCGCGACCCCGATGCTGGCGCCGGTCGAGGTCTCGAAATCGTCGATGCGAATCGGCCGGAACAAGGTGGTTTCCAACCGCGATACGAAATCCAGAAGATCGTTCGGTTCGCTGAAGCGTTTAACCGCCGCGAACTCGTCCCCGCCGACGCGGGCTATGAATTCGCCGTCCTTCAAAAGCCGGGAAAGCCTGCGAGCGATGGTTTTCAATGCCTGGTCGCCCGCGCTGTGGCCGCGAAGATCGTTGATTTCCTTGAAGCGGTCGAGGTCGATCCCGAGAACGGCCACCTTGACGGAGTCTTCCTGGGCACGTTCCAGCTCGTTTTCGAGGTAGCTTCCGAAGCTTACGCGGTTCGGCAGGCCGGTTAGCGAATCGTTGTGCGCCAGATGCTGGAGCCGCTGGAACGTTTCCAAGCTGGAGCGCGCGTCGATCAGGTAGCTCGCGATGCCCGTGCCGGCGATGATGAAGCCAACGCCTGCGACTGCAATGGCCATCGCCTCAAGCACGTCAGGGTCGGTGCCGGTGGCTCCGGTCAGCATCGGTGTGACCGAGACAGCCGTCATTCCGGTGAAATGCAGGCCGACGACGGCGAGAACAAACAGGCCGAGGGAAAGATGGGCGGAAACCTGGAAAGACCGACGGACAGCCTGACCAATCGCCAGCGCTGAGAGGATCGCAGCGATAGCGATCGATGTCACGACGTAATCGGCGTTCCATTCGACGATGCCGTCGACACGATACGCCATCATGCCGGTGTAATGCATTGCTGAAACTGCAAGCCCGATGGCTGCGCCACCCAGTTCCGGCGCGAAGCGCTGCGCCCGAATGAGAGCGACCGTAAAGCCGTAGGCACAGCCGGCAATCGCAATGAGAAGCGAGGCCATCGTCAGCATCGGGTCGAAGGTGACCGGGGCTTGCGCCTGATAGGCGAGCATCGCAATGAAATGTGTGCACCAGACCGAAGAGCCGGCAGCCACGGCCGTGAGGAATATCCAGCCGCTCTTCTGCAGGCCCTGCCGTTCGCCCGCCCGTCGAAACAGTCCAAAGGTGACCCAGCTGCCGCTCACGCATATCAGTGCAGCCAGAATGACCAGCCACAGGTTATGCTCCGTGGCGATGCACGAAATGACGCTCATAGAGAGGGACCCCCGTCCGACAACTTTCGCGTGAAGTCGGACAACCTAAGGTCTTACTTCACCACCCGTAAAGTACGCAGAAGTTGATTACAAATGGTAAAAAAGACCGTGACGGTCATGATTTGCGTGATGACGCAGGGGAAACGGCTGGAACTCGAGGATGCCTCAGCCGATGTCAGGCGACTTCGACGACCAGCTCGGAGTCTTCCACGGCCGTAACCCGCACGCGCGCGCCGACAGGAAGGTCTGGCCCGGAAACACGCCACATCGTATCGCCAAGCTGGATGCGGCCACGGCCTTCGGTGATCGGTTCGGTGAGTGTCGCCGTGCGGCCTATCATCTGTTCGCTGCGCCGGTTTAACAATGGCTGGTCGCTCTGGCTGTTGCGGCCGGACATGATCCGATTGCCGAGATAGGCTGAAACCAGCGACAAAAGCAGAAAGACGATGACCTGGGCCTGCCAGACCCAGATGCCGGCATCCCAGATCAGCAGGGAGATCGCGCCGACGATCAATGCGGCGATGCCGATCCACAGCAGGAAGACGCCGGGAACGACGATCTCCAGCGCGAGCAGGGCAAAGCCCAGCACCATCCAGTTCCATGGGCCCAGTTCGGAGAAAATGCGTTCAAGCATGTTCGTTGCCCCGCGGCAGTATCAGTTCTTGTCCGGCGTGCGTGTGACCGGCGGCCGCGATGACTGGCGCTGGGCGCCAGCCGTGCCTTCCGGCCGGAATACTTCCTGGGCGATCGCGCCAATGCCGCCGAGCGAACCGATCAATGACGACGCCTCGAAGGGCATCAGCACGATCTTGTTGTTGCTGGAAGAACCGATCTTGGCCAGCGCTTCGGTGTATTTCTGCGCCACGAAATAGTTGATTGCCTGCACGTCGCCCTTGGCGATGGCTTCCGACACGACCTGTGTTGCACGCGCCTCGGCCTCGGCCGAACGTTCGCGCGCCTCTGCGTCGCGGAAGGCGGCTTCCCTGCGGCCTTCGGCTTCCAGGATCTGCGACTGCTTCAGGCCTTCGGCCGCGAGAATCTGCGCGCGCTTGTTGCGCTCGGCCATCATCTGGCGGCCCATCGATTCGACGAGATTGGCCGGCGGGTTGATGTCCTTGATTTCGACGCGGGTGAGCTTGATGCCCCATGGGTGGGCTGCCTCATCGACCACCCGCAGCAGGCGTTCGTTGATCGCGTCGCGGTTCGACAGGAGCTCGTCGAGGTCCATCGAGCCCATGACAGTACGGATATTCGTCATGGTCAGATTGAGGATGGCGTTCTGCAGGCCGGACACCTGATAGGCGGCCTGGGGTGCGTTCAGCACCTGATAGAAGGCGATGCCGTCCACGGCGACGATGGCGTTGTCGCGGGTGATGATCTCCTGCGTCGGCACATCCAGAACCTGCTCCATCATGTTCATCTTGGCGCCGATGCGATCGATGAAGGGGATGATGAGATTGAGGCCCGGCGAGAGCGTCTTGGTGTAACGGCCGAACCGCTCGACGGTGTAATTATATCCCTGCGGCACCGTCTTGATTCCCGTAAACAGGAAGAGAAGGACAAGGATAACCAGGATCGGGATCAGGACGTCGAGACCGGTGAACGGCATGCAGCTCTCCCTCAGATTCGGCATGCGGCATGACCGCGTGGATGCGGTCCTGCCTTCACGAAAACACTTAAGGGTGTTTCCTCACGGTTACAATCGCGTGATGGTTGATTGTTTCGGCAGGCGCCGCGTCAATGATCGAAAGCGAAAAGCGATGCGTCGGTATCGCTTGCGCCTTCGAGCGCCGAGACGATGATTTCGGAGGCTATCTGCGAGTAGGTTATGCCGTTGCCGCCATAGCCCATCACGGCAAATATCCGTGGGTGCTGCGGGATGGCTCCGATATAGGGAAGGCCGGTGCTCGTGGTGCCGAAAGAACCGGCCCAGGTGAAAGCCGGTTCTGTGTCCAGCTGCGGGAACAGGGCTTTCAATTTGGCTGCGATCCGTGCCGATTTGGCGCCGATCAACTGGTCTCGGCTATCCTCATCAGAAAACTCCTCGTCTTCGCCGCCGCAAATGACGCGGCCGTCAGATGTCGCGCGCATGTAAAGATAGGGGTCTGACGCTTCCCAGACGAAGGCCTGATCGCGCCAGAGCGAATTCTTCTGCGGTTTCGTAGCGATCGCCCAGGTGGAGATGATCTGGTGCCTGGCCGCCGGCACGATATCGGTCAGCTCATAGCCCGTTGCCAGAACGACATGTTTCGCCGTGATCGTCGGGCCATGTGTCGACGCCGCGACGACATTTTCGCGGGAGGTCTCCATGCCTGCTATTTCGACGGGCGCGTAGTATCGAGCCTTGGCCTCGAGCGCGCTGAGAAAAAGCCCGGCCGCAAGCTTTCTCGGATCGAGCGCGAGATTGTCACGGCTTAGAATGGCGCCGTCGCGGTCGATGCTGAACGCATTCTGAAGTGCGGCCTTGGTGAGATAGGTTGAGTGGATGCCGGCAGCGCGCCTGGCTTGAGCTTCCTCGCGAAGCGCTGTCGGGCCAAGCACATTGCCGGCGAGATAAAGCGAAGGCTTTGGCGAGGGGCTGCACTTTATGGCGAGCTCTTCGATGCGTGCGCCAAGGTTGGCCACAGCGAGTTTCGATCGCCGCCATGCCTGCTCGGCCTTTGCCTTGCCGATCTTGGAGACAAGCGTCGTAAGCGGCTGATCGACCTCGAATTGGACAAGCGCTGTCGTGGCCGATGTCGAACCTTCGAGCGGACCGCGTCGGTCAACGCAGACGACGGAACGTCCGCTTGCGGCAACGGCCTGCGCAATCATTGCCCCGCTGATGCCCATGCCGACGATCAGGACATCGGTTTTCACATCTCGGGTCAGCTTTTGCGTCGGAACCGGAGGCGCGCGGTAGGCGAACCAGACGGGGCGGCCGGTTCTCAAGTCAAGCTTGCGGTTCATGGAAGGGTTTTCTCCGGAAGGGGCGGTCGTCAACGCCGCTCCGACCGGGGAGTTCCCGTTGTCACACCCAGCCGGACAATTCGCGCCGCACCAGCGCTTCGATCACCGCCATCCCGTCCCGGCTGTCATTGAGGCAAGGGATATGCGCGAAATTCTTGCCGCCGGCATGGTGGAAGATTTCCGAAGCCTCGACCGCGATTTCCTCCAGCGTCTCGATGCAGTCGACGGAAAAACCGGGATTGACGACGGCGATCGATTTCACGCCTTCGCGCGCCAGTCTCTCGACGGTCTTGTCGGTGTAGGGCTGCAGCCATTCCTGCGCGCCGAAACGCGACTGAAAGGTGTTGATGAGCTTCTTCTCATCCCAGCCAAGACGCTCGCGCAGCAGCCGCGTCGTCTTCACGCAATGGCAGTGGTAGGGGTCGCCCTTCTCGAAGTAAGGCTTCGGGATGCCGTGATAGGAAGCGAGAATCACCTCCGGCTCGAAGTCCAGCGTCGCAAGATGGCGGGTGATCGAGTTCGCCAGCGCGTCGATATAGACCGGCTCGTCATAGTAAGCCGGAACGCTGCGGATCGCCGGCTGGTTGCGCATCTTCATCAGCGCGCGAAACAGCTTGTCGTTGGCGGTGGCGGTCGTGGTCGCCGAATATTGCGGATAGAGCGGGAAGGTCAGGATGCGGGTGCAGCCTTGCTCGACGAGGCGCTTGGCGACGCTTTCGGTAGAGGGATTGCCGTAGCGCATCGCCCAGTCGACGACCACGGTAGGCAGATCGGTGAGGGCCTCGGAGAGCCTTTCGCTTTGTGCGCGCGTATAGGTGCGCAGGGGCGATTCGTTGCGTTCGGTGTTCCATATCTTCTTGTAGTTCGCGCCTGATTTTTTCGGCCGCGTCGTCAGCACCAGCCCGTAGAGAATGGGATACCAGATAGGTTTCGGCAGTTCGATGACACGCGGGTCGGAGAGGAACTCGCGCAGATAGCGCCACATCGGCCCGAACTCGGTGCCGTCAGGCGTGCCGAGGTTGAGAAGGATGACGCCGATCTTCGGCGGCTTGATGGCGGGATGGCCTGCAGGGGCATGGCCCGTTGCGGTGTTCTCGGCTCGTGTAGTCGCGTTTTTCTGGTTCATTCGGCGTTTCTCCCGCGCAGGCCGGAAACTAGCGGCAGATGCCAGGAATTCAATGCAACGTCTGGCCGCAGGCAATTCGGGGCCGCTAATGCAAAAAAGGCCCGCCGGCGAACCGAGCGGGCCTTTCGTAAGACGTGTACCGCGAAATCAGTTCGCGGCGGGGATCGCCAGTGTCGCACCGACGGGCAGATGCTTTGGCGTGTATTTCGAGTTGGCCTCAGCGATGCGCTTCCACTTGAAGCCGTCGCCATAGACCTTCTGCGCAATGTCCCAATAGGTGTCGCCGGCGACGATGACGTGGCTGTCAGGTGATGCCGCCGTGGCAGTTCCGGCTGCGGGCGCAGTGGTTGTTGCAGGTGCGGCCGCGGTGCCTGCTGCCGGCGCCATCGTGCCGCCGTCGACCTTCGGTGCCTGATTGGCGATGTCGCCAGAGGCGGCCGGCATGTCGGGCAGCTTCACGTCGCCACTGGCGGCCGGTGCAGCGCCCGTTGCCGGGGCAGTGGTACCAGCGGCCGGTGCGGTCGTGCCTTCAGCCGGCTTGGTCGCATCGGCCGGTGCTGCAGCCTGTGCAATTTCGGTGATGCGGCCTTCAATCTTCGGCGTGTAGGGCTGATGGGCGCCGAGATAGTCCGCAACCACCTGTTCCAGTCCCGGACCGTAGTCATAGGCGTTCTTGGCCTTCTCGGCGAACACCTTGTAGCCGTCGCCGCCCTGGCGCACATAGTTGTTGGTGGCGACCGTGTACTCCTTGTCCGGGTTGATCGGCGCCCAGGCGCCGTTCTCCATGACCTCGACCGACTTGATGCGTCCCTCATTGGGGGCACCCGACCTGTCGAAGGAGTATTTCAGCCCTGCTACCTGCGCGAAGCGTCCGGCGCCGTCGTCGATCTGGCTGACGCCGTTCTCAAGCGCGGCTTTGAGATCCTTGCCGGCAATCTGGAAGGTTGCGATGGTGTTCTGGAACGGCAATACGTTGAGAACCTCGCCCATCGTGACCTTGCCGCCGTCGATCGAGGCACGCAGGCCGCCGCCATTGGTTATGACGATCTCGACGCCCTGGCCTTTGACCCTGTCCAGCACCGCATCCGAGACGAGATTGCCCATCGCGCATTCCTGGGCGCGGCAGGTTTCGCGGCTTCCGTCGATAGCAGCTGCCGTCTCGCCCACCTCCTTGGCTTTCAACTCCTCGATCGGAGCGCCGAGTTCCTTGATGCGGGCAAGCACTGCCGGGTCGGGCGTGATCGATTTGTCGAGGAAGATCGGGTCGCCATTGGCTTCCTTGATGTTGCCGTCGTCATCGAACACCACCTTGAACTCGCCAAGATATTTCGAATAGGAAGCCGCCTGCACCACCGCAACCTTGTGGCCATCTGGATTGTCGACCATCGTCGGATAAGGGCCTTCAGCCTTGGGGTCGGTATTGGACAGCAGCGAGTGGCTGTGGCCGCCGACAACGACGTCGATGCCCGGAATCTTGGCGATGACATCGCGCTCGCGCTTGTAGCCGATATGGGTGATGGCGATGATCTTGTTGACGCCCTCAGCCTTCAGTTTCTCGACCTCGGCAGTGATCGCCTTGACGTCGTCCTCGATGGCAATGTTCGGGCCGGGCGAAGCCAGATCCGGCGTATCGTTGGTGATGCCGCCGATGAGGCCGATCTTCTGGCCGCCGACTTCGACGACCATCGACGGCTTAAACTTGCCGGCAGCGCCGGATTTGTCGTTCGGCACGACATTGGCGCTGATTACCGGAAACTGAGCCTTGTCGAGAAAAGGTACAAGCGCGCTCTCGCCGTCGTCGAATTCATGGTTGCCGAGGGTAACGGCGTCCAGCTTCATCTGGTTGAGGAATTCTTCTTCCGCCGCACCCTTGTAGGTGATGTAGAACAGTGAGCCCTGGAAGCTGTCGCCGGCATTGAGCAGCAGGACGTTCTGGCCGTCCAGCTTCTTGCGCTCCTGGGCGATGGCCGTGATCAGCCGCCCCGCGCCGCCTATGCATTCGCCCTTGGTCTCTTCCTCTGCCGAGCAGGTCGACTCGTATTTGTTGTTGCCTTCGATACGGCTGTGCCAATCGTTGAAATGCAGGATATTCAGTGTGTAGTCGGCAAAGGATGCCCCGGTCGAGAGGGCGAATGCCGATGCGGAGAGCGCTGCGGCAGCGACGAGCTTCTTCATTTGGTGTCTCCCGAGTGATCCTGTCCGGAGGCGTTTAACGCCAGTCCTTGACCGTTTTTTTACACGGCTCGCGGGCATGTTCACATTGCGGTTTGGCGGATGCAAGAGGAATCCAGCCCTAGTCGACGGTCTGCCGATTATTTCGCGTAGTCGCGTTCGTCAGCAATTATCTTGCCGTCGTTCGGCAGGGAGCCCGGCATGGCGATCTGCACGTCGCCGCCAAGCTTGGTCACGTCGCGAAGCGAGGCTTCGAGCGCTTTCTTCTCCGCTGTCCGGCCATTTGCCGGCTCGACATGCAGCACCATCGTGTCGCGCTCGCCGTCACGCCCGACGACCAGACGCGCTTTGGCAATCTCGGGATGACGCCTGACGATGTCTGCGACCTGCTTGGGGTCGACGAACATGCCCTTGATCTTGGTGCGCTGGTCGGCGCGGCCCATCCACCCCTTGATCCGGGCATTGGTTCGGCCACATGGCGAAGCGCCCGGCAGGATCGCGGAGAGATCGCCAGTGCCAAGACGAACCAGCGGGTAGGCGGGATTGAAGCCGGTCACCACGACCTCACCGACCTCACCGTCGGGAACAGGGTCGCCGGTGCCAGGGCGCACGATCTCGATGATGACATGCTCGTTGACGATCATGCCGGGGAGAGGCGTTCCATCTTCCGCAGCACTTTCATAGGCGATGACGCCGAATTCGGCTGTGGCGTAGCATTGCAGAACGTCTATCCCGCGCTCGCGATATTCCGCTCGCAGCGAGGGGAATAGCGCTCCGCCCGACACCAGTCCACGCCGGAAGGACGAAAGGTCCTTGCCGGCCTCGGCTGCCCTATCGAGCATGACCTTCAGGAAATCCGGGGTGCCGCAATAGACGCCAGGCTTCAGGCCGGCGGCTGCCTCCACCTGCATGTCAGTGTTGCCGGTTCCTGCTGGAAAAACCGTGCAGCCGAGCGCGCGGGCGCCCTCGTCGAGGATGAAGCCGCCGGGCGTCATGTGATAGGCGAAGGCATTGTGGACGATATCGCCGGGGCGGATGCCGGCGGCGAAGAAAGCGCGCGCCGCAGCGCCTTGATCGACCTTCAGGCCCTGCGGCTCCCATAGTGGACCCGGTGACAGGAAAACGCGGCTGCCGGCGAATGCGGCGGGATCGGCAAAGCCCCCGAAAGGTGGCTCGGCCATTTGAAATTCCATCAGCTCGGCTTTTCTCAGAACCGGCAAGGCAGTCATCGCCTGCCTGCTGGTGATGGCCGAAAGGTCGACCCCGTCCAACCATCGGGCAAGGCCGGGTGCGGCTTTCACGGCAGTCTTGAGAAAGCGGGGCAGCGCCTCGAACAATGCCTTTTCGCGATGGGCCGGGGCCTGGGTTTCGGCCGTATCGAAAAAAGCAGTCATCGCGTTCTCCCTCCGCGTTGCGGCGGGACTATCGCAAGACTCTGATCCAACGCGCAAGGTTGAACAGCGATATCAGCGCACCGGCAAGATAGGTGAAGGCTGCGGCGCGCAGGACGTGGCGCGCTGCGGGCATATCTTTATCGCTGAGATAGCGTCCGCGCTGCAGAATGGGCAGAGCCTTTCCGAAGCTCGCATCGAATTCGACCGGCAGCGTGACAAGATGCACGACAGCGCGGATCGCCAGCATGCCGACGCCAAGCCCGAGACAGGCCAGGAAAGCCGCCGGGGTGCGGAACACTGCTGCAAGAATGGGCGCGCCGATCAGGATGACCGAAGCAATCTTGTCGGTGGTTATCGCCAGAACGGCCAGCCTGTGGCGCAGCGCCAGCATCTTCTCGCCGCGACCGTCCTGCAAGGCGTGAGAAACTTCGTGTGCTGCGATTGCGACCGCGGAAACAGACCGTCCGTCGTGGTGCGCAGGCAGCAGCCTGACGGCCTTCGCCTCGGAATCATAATGATCGCCGAGTTCGGTCGTCTCCACCTTGACGTGACCGAGGTCGAACTCATCGAGCAGGTGACGGGCAAGCTCACCGCCTGTGCCGGGAAAATCGGGCCGGTCCTTGCCGTGATGGGCGATGATCGACCGCACCCAGAACTGCGGCACGAAAACAATCGCGGCCAGCAGCACTATGCCGATGACCGCGATCAAAACCCGTCCTCAGAAACGCTGGTTCAGCCGACCGCCGGCCGCCGTGTCAGCACGAACTGCTGGCCGCCGGAGCTGGTGCAATTGAGCTGGTTTGCAGCGACCATCGAGCAATTGACGTTGCTGGTGGTCTGGCGGATCAGCGAGCGCATGGTGATTTCCACATTGCGGTTATCAGCCATGCGATAGCTGCCTTCAGCCAGCTTGTTGCCCGTATCGAGCGCATTGGTCTGGAATACGCCACCGGCAAAGCGCGA
Protein-coding regions in this window:
- a CDS encoding AMP-binding protein; translated protein: MTAFFDTAETQAPAHREKALFEALPRFLKTAVKAAPGLARWLDGVDLSAITSRQAMTALPVLRKAELMEFQMAEPPFGGFADPAAFAGSRVFLSPGPLWEPQGLKVDQGAAARAFFAAGIRPGDIVHNAFAYHMTPGGFILDEGARALGCTVFPAGTGNTDMQVEAAAGLKPGVYCGTPDFLKVMLDRAAEAGKDLSSFRRGLVSGGALFPSLRAEYRERGIDVLQCYATAEFGVIAYESAAEDGTPLPGMIVNEHVIIEIVRPGTGDPVPDGEVGEVVVTGFNPAYPLVRLGTGDLSAILPGASPCGRTNARIKGWMGRADQRTKIKGMFVDPKQVADIVRRHPEIAKARLVVGRDGERDTMVLHVEPANGRTAEKKALEASLRDVTKLGGDVQIAMPGSLPNDGKIIADERDYAK
- a CDS encoding zinc metallopeptidase — its product is MIAVIGIVLLAAIVFVPQFWVRSIIAHHGKDRPDFPGTGGELARHLLDEFDLGHVKVETTELGDHYDSEAKAVRLLPAHHDGRSVSAVAIAAHEVSHALQDGRGEKMLALRHRLAVLAITTDKIASVILIGAPILAAVFRTPAAFLACLGLGVGMLAIRAVVHLVTLPVEFDASFGKALPILQRGRYLSDKDMPAARHVLRAAAFTYLAGALISLFNLARWIRVLR